A genome region from Macrotis lagotis isolate mMagLag1 chromosome 4, bilby.v1.9.chrom.fasta, whole genome shotgun sequence includes the following:
- the NOLC1 gene encoding nucleolar and coiled-body phosphoprotein 1 isoform X2 — translation MAEQEVLRVVPSDLFPLVLGFLRDNQFPEAASKFAKATGTAQQDPNATSLLDIYSFWLKSSKAQKRKFQDNGPVTKKAKKSTPSGDSDHKGEAKQPPSKKLATKPPGTSPQPGKSSIPAKTAESSSSSSSSSEDSSEEDNKSQKKSAQKAAKLPAKAAKPSPKAVQPSKAKSSSSDSDSDSDSDSDSDSDSDSSSEDEATKKQKPKTPVKTPVKTPVKATAKPPIKTLAKPGTTAQVTSKLANGKASKSSSSSSSSSDSDEETAAAPLKKAVLKKPAPSKTPVKAAQESSSSEDSSSEEEGQKQKGKPVKSKQGPYSSVPPPPCTQPKKVGGDQPPKNKVASDQPPKKEEESSDSSDSSEDSSDEEATTAKAGGSKAATPKPVSAKATKVKTTTNKATGKESSSDSDSDSTSEEEEKKPSQKAASKAVVAVKLTPKPARTRKTPKVVGNSSDSSDSDSSEEEAPARPATGTKLASQKPLPRKADSSSSEEESSSSEEEKKPGTKAAAAVPKPKVTPSPGPKAAPQDSSSSDSDSSSSEDDEPSNKVTKVGPAAAPKPALAKKSKSKSSSSSDSSSDEEEEEKPKLKKSLVANGSCPPTPQNGKAHKEEEEEKETGTKPGSGKKRKKDASLGQETTTPPKVKKQKPQTPNTVPQTKKGEKRASSPFRRVKSEEVEVDSRVADNSFDAKRGAAGDWGEKANEVLKFTKGKSFRHEKTKKKRGSYRGGAISTQVNSVKFESD, via the exons ATGGCGGAGCAGGAGGTCTTACGCGTGGTGCCCAGCGACTTGTTCCCTCTTGTGCTTGGTTTCCTGCGCGACAACCAGTTTCCGGAGGCTGCGAGCAAATTTGCCAAGGCGACGGGCACC GCCCAACAGGATCCCAATGCCACTTCTCTTTTGGACATCTATAGTTTCTGGCTCAA GTCTTCCAAAGCTCAAAAACGGAAGTTTCAGGATAATGGACCAGTGACAAAGAAAGCCAAGAAATCTACACCTTCTGGTGACAGTGATCATAAAGGAGAAGCTAAACAACCTCCATCCAAGAAACTAG CTACCAAGCCACCTGGTACATCTCCTCAGCCTGGGAAATCATCTATTCCTGCCAAAACAGCagagagtagtagtagtagtagtagtagcagtgagGATTCCAGTGAAGAAGACAACAAGAGCCAGAAGAAGTCTGCTCAG AAGGCAGCCAAGCTCCCAGCCAAGGCTGCCAAACCTTCCCCCAAGGCAGTTCAGCCTTCAAAAGCCAAAAGCTCCAGCTCTGACTCAGATTCAGACTCTGACTCTGACTCCGACTCCGACTCTGACTCTGACTCCAGCTCAGAGGATGAAGCTACCAAGAAACAGAAACCAAAGACTCCAGTTAAGACCCCAGTTAAGACTCCAGTCAAGGCCACAGCTAAGCCTCCTATTAAGACTCTTGCAAAGCCAG GAACAACTGCCCAGGTCACCTCCAAATTAGCCAATGGCAAAGCTAGTAaaagtagcagcagtagtagcagtagcagtgaCTCAGATGAGGAGACAGCAGCAGCTCCACTCAAAAAG GCTGTACTGAAGAAACCAGCTCCATCCAAGACCCCAGTGAAAGCTGCCCAAGAGAGTTCCAGCAGTGAGGATTCCTCCAGTGAAGAAGAAGGACAGAAACAGAAGGGAAAACCTGTTAAGTCCAAGCAGG GTCCATACAGCtctgtccccccacccccttgCACCCAGCCAAAGAAGGTGGGAGGGGACCAGCCCCCTAAGAATAAAGTAGCTAGTGACCAGCCTCctaagaaggaggaagaaagcagTGACTCTTCTGATAGCAGTGAGGACAGTAGTGATGAGGAGGCAACCACag cTAAAGCTGGAGGGTCCAAAGCTGCCACACCTAAGCCTGTATCAGCCAAGGCCACAAAGGTCAAGACTACAACAAACAAGGCCACAGGCAAAGAGTCCAGTTCAGACAGTGACTCAG ATTCCACctcagaggaggaagagaagaaacctTCTCAAAAGGCGGCCTCCAAAGCTGTAGTTGCTGTTAAGCTTACTCCCAAGCCAGCTAGGACTCGAAAGACTCCAAAAGTTGTTGGGAACTCTTCAGACAGCTCAG ACTCTGACAGCTCTGAGGAGGAAGCACCAGCCAGGCCAGCTACTGGCACTAAACTGGCCAGTCAGAAACCTTTGCCTAGGAAAGCAGACAGCAGCTCTAGTGAAGAGGAAAGCAGTTCTagtgaggaagagaagaagcCAGGGACTAAGGCTGCAGCAGCTGTCCCCAAACCCAAGGTAACACCATCTCCTGGACCCAAAGCAGCCCCCCAGGACAGCAGCAGTTCAGACTCAGACAGCTCTAGTAGTGAAGATGATGAACCATCAAACAAAGTGACTAAGGTGGGACCTGCAGCTGCTCCTAAACCTGCCTTGGCAAAAAAATCTAAGTCCAAGAGTAGCTCATCTTCTGACAGCTCCAgtgatgaagaggaggaggaaaaaccAAAACTGAAAAAGAGCTTGGTGGCCAATGGGTCTTGCCCTCCAACACCGCAGAATGGGAAGGCAcacaaggaggaggaagaggaaaaagagacagGCACCAAGCCAG GCTCTGGAAAGAAGCGGAAAAAGGATGCTAGCCTTGGCCAAGAGACTACTACTCCTCCTAAGGTGAAGAAACAAAAGCCTCAGACCCCTAATACAGTTCCCCAAACAAAGAAG GGAGAGAAAAGGGCATCCTCCCCTTTCCGGAGAGTTAAGTCAGAAGAAGTTGAGGTTGACTCTCGGGTGGCTGACAACTCCTTTGATGCCAag cGGGGTGCAGCTGGAGATTGGGGAGAGAAAGCCAACGAGGTTCTGAAGTTCACCAAAGGCAAGTCCTTTCGACATGAGAAGACCAAGAAGAAGAGGGGCAGTTACCGGGGTGGTGCCATCTCCACCCAAGTCAACTCTGTTAAATTTGAAAGTGACTGA
- the NOLC1 gene encoding nucleolar and coiled-body phosphoprotein 1 isoform X3 has translation MAEQEVLRVVPSDLFPLVLGFLRDNQFPEAASKFAKATGTAQQDPNATSLLDIYSFWLNRSSKAQKRKFQDNGPVTKKAKKSTPSGDSDHKGEAKQPPSKKLATKPPGTSPQPGKSSIPAKTAESSSSSSSSSEDSSEEDNKSQKKSAQKAAKLPAKAAKPSPKAVQPSKAKSSSSDSDSDSDSDSDSDSDSDSSSEDEATKKQKPKTPVKTPVKTPVKATAKPPIKTLAKPGTTAQVTSKLANGKASKSSSSSSSSSDSDEETAAAPLKKAVLKKPAPSKTPVKAAQESSSSEDSSSEEEGQKQKGKPVKSKQAKAGGSKAATPKPVSAKATKVKTTTNKATGKESSSDSDSDSTSEEEEKKPSQKAASKAVVAVKLTPKPARTRKTPKVVGNSSDSSDSDSSEEEAPARPATGTKLASQKPLPRKADSSSSEEESSSSEEEKKPGTKAAAAVPKPKVTPSPGPKAAPQDSSSSDSDSSSSEDDEPSNKVTKVGPAAAPKPALAKKSKSKSSSSSDSSSDEEEEEKPKLKKSLVANGSCPPTPQNGKAHKEEEEEKETGTKPGSGKKRKKDASLGQETTTPPKVKKQKPQTPNTVPQTKKGEKRASSPFRRVKSEEVEVDSRVADNSFDAKRGAAGDWGEKANEVLKFTKGKSFRHEKTKKKRGSYRGGAISTQVNSVKFESD, from the exons ATGGCGGAGCAGGAGGTCTTACGCGTGGTGCCCAGCGACTTGTTCCCTCTTGTGCTTGGTTTCCTGCGCGACAACCAGTTTCCGGAGGCTGCGAGCAAATTTGCCAAGGCGACGGGCACC GCCCAACAGGATCCCAATGCCACTTCTCTTTTGGACATCTATAGTTTCTGGCTCAA TAGGTCTTCCAAAGCTCAAAAACGGAAGTTTCAGGATAATGGACCAGTGACAAAGAAAGCCAAGAAATCTACACCTTCTGGTGACAGTGATCATAAAGGAGAAGCTAAACAACCTCCATCCAAGAAACTAG CTACCAAGCCACCTGGTACATCTCCTCAGCCTGGGAAATCATCTATTCCTGCCAAAACAGCagagagtagtagtagtagtagtagtagcagtgagGATTCCAGTGAAGAAGACAACAAGAGCCAGAAGAAGTCTGCTCAG AAGGCAGCCAAGCTCCCAGCCAAGGCTGCCAAACCTTCCCCCAAGGCAGTTCAGCCTTCAAAAGCCAAAAGCTCCAGCTCTGACTCAGATTCAGACTCTGACTCTGACTCCGACTCCGACTCTGACTCTGACTCCAGCTCAGAGGATGAAGCTACCAAGAAACAGAAACCAAAGACTCCAGTTAAGACCCCAGTTAAGACTCCAGTCAAGGCCACAGCTAAGCCTCCTATTAAGACTCTTGCAAAGCCAG GAACAACTGCCCAGGTCACCTCCAAATTAGCCAATGGCAAAGCTAGTAaaagtagcagcagtagtagcagtagcagtgaCTCAGATGAGGAGACAGCAGCAGCTCCACTCAAAAAG GCTGTACTGAAGAAACCAGCTCCATCCAAGACCCCAGTGAAAGCTGCCCAAGAGAGTTCCAGCAGTGAGGATTCCTCCAGTGAAGAAGAAGGACAGAAACAGAAGGGAAAACCTGTTAAGTCCAAGCAGG cTAAAGCTGGAGGGTCCAAAGCTGCCACACCTAAGCCTGTATCAGCCAAGGCCACAAAGGTCAAGACTACAACAAACAAGGCCACAGGCAAAGAGTCCAGTTCAGACAGTGACTCAG ATTCCACctcagaggaggaagagaagaaacctTCTCAAAAGGCGGCCTCCAAAGCTGTAGTTGCTGTTAAGCTTACTCCCAAGCCAGCTAGGACTCGAAAGACTCCAAAAGTTGTTGGGAACTCTTCAGACAGCTCAG ACTCTGACAGCTCTGAGGAGGAAGCACCAGCCAGGCCAGCTACTGGCACTAAACTGGCCAGTCAGAAACCTTTGCCTAGGAAAGCAGACAGCAGCTCTAGTGAAGAGGAAAGCAGTTCTagtgaggaagagaagaagcCAGGGACTAAGGCTGCAGCAGCTGTCCCCAAACCCAAGGTAACACCATCTCCTGGACCCAAAGCAGCCCCCCAGGACAGCAGCAGTTCAGACTCAGACAGCTCTAGTAGTGAAGATGATGAACCATCAAACAAAGTGACTAAGGTGGGACCTGCAGCTGCTCCTAAACCTGCCTTGGCAAAAAAATCTAAGTCCAAGAGTAGCTCATCTTCTGACAGCTCCAgtgatgaagaggaggaggaaaaaccAAAACTGAAAAAGAGCTTGGTGGCCAATGGGTCTTGCCCTCCAACACCGCAGAATGGGAAGGCAcacaaggaggaggaagaggaaaaagagacagGCACCAAGCCAG GCTCTGGAAAGAAGCGGAAAAAGGATGCTAGCCTTGGCCAAGAGACTACTACTCCTCCTAAGGTGAAGAAACAAAAGCCTCAGACCCCTAATACAGTTCCCCAAACAAAGAAG GGAGAGAAAAGGGCATCCTCCCCTTTCCGGAGAGTTAAGTCAGAAGAAGTTGAGGTTGACTCTCGGGTGGCTGACAACTCCTTTGATGCCAag cGGGGTGCAGCTGGAGATTGGGGAGAGAAAGCCAACGAGGTTCTGAAGTTCACCAAAGGCAAGTCCTTTCGACATGAGAAGACCAAGAAGAAGAGGGGCAGTTACCGGGGTGGTGCCATCTCCACCCAAGTCAACTCTGTTAAATTTGAAAGTGACTGA
- the NOLC1 gene encoding nucleolar and coiled-body phosphoprotein 1 isoform X1, which yields MAEQEVLRVVPSDLFPLVLGFLRDNQFPEAASKFAKATGTAQQDPNATSLLDIYSFWLNRSSKAQKRKFQDNGPVTKKAKKSTPSGDSDHKGEAKQPPSKKLATKPPGTSPQPGKSSIPAKTAESSSSSSSSSEDSSEEDNKSQKKSAQKAAKLPAKAAKPSPKAVQPSKAKSSSSDSDSDSDSDSDSDSDSDSSSEDEATKKQKPKTPVKTPVKTPVKATAKPPIKTLAKPGTTAQVTSKLANGKASKSSSSSSSSSDSDEETAAAPLKKAVLKKPAPSKTPVKAAQESSSSEDSSSEEEGQKQKGKPVKSKQGPYSSVPPPPCTQPKKVGGDQPPKNKVASDQPPKKEEESSDSSDSSEDSSDEEATTAKAGGSKAATPKPVSAKATKVKTTTNKATGKESSSDSDSDSTSEEEEKKPSQKAASKAVVAVKLTPKPARTRKTPKVVGNSSDSSDSDSSEEEAPARPATGTKLASQKPLPRKADSSSSEEESSSSEEEKKPGTKAAAAVPKPKVTPSPGPKAAPQDSSSSDSDSSSSEDDEPSNKVTKVGPAAAPKPALAKKSKSKSSSSSDSSSDEEEEEKPKLKKSLVANGSCPPTPQNGKAHKEEEEEKETGTKPGSGKKRKKDASLGQETTTPPKVKKQKPQTPNTVPQTKKGEKRASSPFRRVKSEEVEVDSRVADNSFDAKRGAAGDWGEKANEVLKFTKGKSFRHEKTKKKRGSYRGGAISTQVNSVKFESD from the exons ATGGCGGAGCAGGAGGTCTTACGCGTGGTGCCCAGCGACTTGTTCCCTCTTGTGCTTGGTTTCCTGCGCGACAACCAGTTTCCGGAGGCTGCGAGCAAATTTGCCAAGGCGACGGGCACC GCCCAACAGGATCCCAATGCCACTTCTCTTTTGGACATCTATAGTTTCTGGCTCAA TAGGTCTTCCAAAGCTCAAAAACGGAAGTTTCAGGATAATGGACCAGTGACAAAGAAAGCCAAGAAATCTACACCTTCTGGTGACAGTGATCATAAAGGAGAAGCTAAACAACCTCCATCCAAGAAACTAG CTACCAAGCCACCTGGTACATCTCCTCAGCCTGGGAAATCATCTATTCCTGCCAAAACAGCagagagtagtagtagtagtagtagtagcagtgagGATTCCAGTGAAGAAGACAACAAGAGCCAGAAGAAGTCTGCTCAG AAGGCAGCCAAGCTCCCAGCCAAGGCTGCCAAACCTTCCCCCAAGGCAGTTCAGCCTTCAAAAGCCAAAAGCTCCAGCTCTGACTCAGATTCAGACTCTGACTCTGACTCCGACTCCGACTCTGACTCTGACTCCAGCTCAGAGGATGAAGCTACCAAGAAACAGAAACCAAAGACTCCAGTTAAGACCCCAGTTAAGACTCCAGTCAAGGCCACAGCTAAGCCTCCTATTAAGACTCTTGCAAAGCCAG GAACAACTGCCCAGGTCACCTCCAAATTAGCCAATGGCAAAGCTAGTAaaagtagcagcagtagtagcagtagcagtgaCTCAGATGAGGAGACAGCAGCAGCTCCACTCAAAAAG GCTGTACTGAAGAAACCAGCTCCATCCAAGACCCCAGTGAAAGCTGCCCAAGAGAGTTCCAGCAGTGAGGATTCCTCCAGTGAAGAAGAAGGACAGAAACAGAAGGGAAAACCTGTTAAGTCCAAGCAGG GTCCATACAGCtctgtccccccacccccttgCACCCAGCCAAAGAAGGTGGGAGGGGACCAGCCCCCTAAGAATAAAGTAGCTAGTGACCAGCCTCctaagaaggaggaagaaagcagTGACTCTTCTGATAGCAGTGAGGACAGTAGTGATGAGGAGGCAACCACag cTAAAGCTGGAGGGTCCAAAGCTGCCACACCTAAGCCTGTATCAGCCAAGGCCACAAAGGTCAAGACTACAACAAACAAGGCCACAGGCAAAGAGTCCAGTTCAGACAGTGACTCAG ATTCCACctcagaggaggaagagaagaaacctTCTCAAAAGGCGGCCTCCAAAGCTGTAGTTGCTGTTAAGCTTACTCCCAAGCCAGCTAGGACTCGAAAGACTCCAAAAGTTGTTGGGAACTCTTCAGACAGCTCAG ACTCTGACAGCTCTGAGGAGGAAGCACCAGCCAGGCCAGCTACTGGCACTAAACTGGCCAGTCAGAAACCTTTGCCTAGGAAAGCAGACAGCAGCTCTAGTGAAGAGGAAAGCAGTTCTagtgaggaagagaagaagcCAGGGACTAAGGCTGCAGCAGCTGTCCCCAAACCCAAGGTAACACCATCTCCTGGACCCAAAGCAGCCCCCCAGGACAGCAGCAGTTCAGACTCAGACAGCTCTAGTAGTGAAGATGATGAACCATCAAACAAAGTGACTAAGGTGGGACCTGCAGCTGCTCCTAAACCTGCCTTGGCAAAAAAATCTAAGTCCAAGAGTAGCTCATCTTCTGACAGCTCCAgtgatgaagaggaggaggaaaaaccAAAACTGAAAAAGAGCTTGGTGGCCAATGGGTCTTGCCCTCCAACACCGCAGAATGGGAAGGCAcacaaggaggaggaagaggaaaaagagacagGCACCAAGCCAG GCTCTGGAAAGAAGCGGAAAAAGGATGCTAGCCTTGGCCAAGAGACTACTACTCCTCCTAAGGTGAAGAAACAAAAGCCTCAGACCCCTAATACAGTTCCCCAAACAAAGAAG GGAGAGAAAAGGGCATCCTCCCCTTTCCGGAGAGTTAAGTCAGAAGAAGTTGAGGTTGACTCTCGGGTGGCTGACAACTCCTTTGATGCCAag cGGGGTGCAGCTGGAGATTGGGGAGAGAAAGCCAACGAGGTTCTGAAGTTCACCAAAGGCAAGTCCTTTCGACATGAGAAGACCAAGAAGAAGAGGGGCAGTTACCGGGGTGGTGCCATCTCCACCCAAGTCAACTCTGTTAAATTTGAAAGTGACTGA